The Malus domestica chromosome 06, GDT2T_hap1 genome has a segment encoding these proteins:
- the LOC114825618 gene encoding heat shock 22 kDa protein, mitochondrial-like — MRLLYIKPLPLKPPFQPNKFKSKFPFTNRSKTPNQSRFNLFSCRTKMASSMSILLKRAAAPAPTILSKLSNPIRSASVSPLASRSFNTNSQVTSYDQDESSVPVGRGTADRSPSRRRDLGSPFFSDVFDPFSPTRSLSQVLNMVDQFMDNPFLAGLQGGSRRGWDVKENEEALFLRMDMPGLDKEDVKISVEQNMLVVKGEGKDLEDEDGGARRFSSRLELPPNLYKIDSIRAEMKNGVLKLVIPKAKEEERKDVFEVKVQ; from the exons ATGCGTCTCCTCTATATAAAACCCCTTCCCCTTAAACCCCCCTTCCAACCCAACAAGTTCAAATCCAAATTTCCATTCACAAACCGATCAAAAACGCCAAATCAAAGCCGCTTCAATCTCTTTTCTTGTAGAACAAAAATGGCTTCGTCAATGTCAATCCTTCTCAAAAGGGCCGCAGCACCCGCACCAACCATCCTCTCCAAGCTCTCCAACCCCATCCGTTCTGCTTCTGTATCTCCCCTCGCTTCTCGGTCATTCAACACCAATAGCCAAGTTACCAGCTACGATCAGGATGAAAGCTCAGTCCCCGTCGGTCGCGGCACCGCCGACAGGTCTCCCTCCCGCCGCCGTGACCTCGGTTCTCCCTTCTTCTCAG ATGTATTCGATCCGTTTTCTCCGACGAGGAGCTTGAGCCAGGTTCTGAACATGGTGGACCAGTTCATGGACAACCCATTTCTGGCAGGGCTACAGGGAGGATCGAGAAGGGGATGGGACGTGAAGGAGAACGAGGAGGCTCTGTTTCTGCGAATGGACATGCCGGGACTCGACAAGGAAGACGTGAAGATCTCGGTGGAGCAGAACATGCTGGTAGTGAAAGGGGAGGGGAAGGACTTGGAGGATGAAGACGGCGGAGCGAGGAGGTTCTCGAGCAGACTGGAACTGCCTCCGAATCTGTACAAGATCGATTCGATTAGGGCTGAGATGAAGAATGGAGTTCTGAAGCTGGTGATTCCGAAGGCgaaggaggaagagagaaaggaTGTGTTTGAGGTTAAGGTTCAGTAG
- the LOC103437079 gene encoding vesicle-associated protein 1-2-like, producing the protein MSTGELLSIEPLELKFPFELKKQISCSLQLSNKTDSYVAFKVKTTNPKKYCVRPNTGVVLPRSTCHVIVTMQAQKEAPPDMQCKDKFLLQSVKTNDGATTKDVTPEVFNKEAGHVVEECKLRVVYVPPPQPASPVPEGSEEGSSPRVSATENKNVNSPEFSNAAKAFTELEPQERSAEARSLILKLTEEKNKANQRSNRLRQELELLKRQGSKSRGGVSILFLIIIGLIGLLLGYLMKKSWVLIDLRCWNSRLACGTDLRKAYILFAT; encoded by the exons ATGAGCACAGGCGAGCTCCTCAGCATCGAGCCTCTGGAGCTCAAGTTCCCCT TCGAGTTGAAGAAGCAGATCTCCTGTTCGCTCCAGCTCTCGAATAAGACCGATAGCTACGTCGCCTTCAAG GTCAAAACTACGAACCCGAAGAAGTATTGTGTTCGTCCGAACACCGGAGTTGTCTTGCCTCGATCCACATGTCATGTTATAG TTACAATGCAAGCCCAAAAAGAGGCTCCTCCGGACATGCAATGTAAGGACAAGTTCCTCCTCCAGAGTGTAAAAACTAACGATGGTGCAACGACAAAGGATGTTACTCCTGAAGTG TTCAATAAAGAGGCGGGACATGTGGTTGAGGAGTGCAAATTGAGGGTGGTATATGTTCCTCCACCTCAACCCGCTTCTCCGGTTCCAGAAGGTTCAGAAGAAGGGTCTTCACCAAGGGTTTCTGCTACAGAGAATAAAAATGTGAACAGTCCTGAGTTTTCCAAT GCTGCAAAAGCATTTACTGAGCTTGAACCTCAGGAGAGATCTGCAGAG GCAAGATCACTTATTTTGAAATTGACAGAGGAAAAGAATAAAGCAAATCAACGAAGTAACAGGCTTCGTCAAGAGCTG GAACTCTTGAAGCGTCAAGGGAGCAAAAGTCGTGGTGGCGTTTCAATCCTTTTCCTCATTATTATTGGCTTAATTGGATTACTTTTGGGTTATCTCATGAAGAAGTC GTGGGTCTTGATCGATCTTAGGTGCTGGAACTCTAGATTAGCGTGTGGGACTGATCTTCGGAAAGCTTACATTCTTTTTGCAACTTAA
- the LOC114825619 gene encoding uncharacterized protein has protein sequence MSTRSNFYKNPSISYKKDLSLSSVLQNLQAYNVATGNAPPLQQHMPAGDGETICCKRRRDPKPKPKPPPPRRQNREIEENDAPMSHQDYIDRRRKEVCTSQNYQELTCDVLGKPGTSKSCLSLVQYDSDESTSSECEGKQDLPNPGHLNESDQVKSRTEQRFPNPGEPVCVMCGKYGEYICNETDDDICSMECKADLLQALKVVKDPLSNQRPDVSSGPKCTLPMHDFGDTWDYERHCWSKKSSILSTYDCWKCRRPGHLAEDCLVMTSNEVTLGHSKANSIPPDLLALYRRCHQIGKNISASKCNECYNSINLATCLHCSIALCDNAGHLIEHIQTHPSHRQYYSHKLSRLVKCCKSTCQVTDIRDLLTCQYCFDKAFDKFYDMYTATWKGTGLSIISGSICCEDHFDWHSMNCMNANVEESGYIISRNSQKGKRIQLSDFIF, from the exons ATGTCGACGAGGTCAAATTTCTACAAGAACCCTTCGATTTCTTACAAGAAGGACCTCAGTCTCTCCTCCGTTCTTCAAAACCTCCAAG CTTACAACGTCGCCACCGGCAATGCTCCGCCGCTTCAACAACATATGCCAGCCGGTGATGGTGAAACTATATGTTGCAAACGCCGTCGTGATccgaaaccaaaaccaaaaccgccTCCCCCTCGCCGTCAGAACCGCGAAATCGAGGAGAACGACGCACCTATGTCGCACCAGGATTACATAGACAGGAGAAG AAAAGAAGTTTGTACATCGCAGAATTACCAGGAATTAACTTGTGATGTTTTG GGAAAGCCAGGAACTTCGAAGTCGTGTTTAAGTTTGGTGCAATATGATA GTGATGAAAGTACGTCTTCAGAATGTGAAGGGAAGCAGGATCTTCCAAATCCTG GTCACTTAAATGAATCTGATCAAGTAAAAAGCAGAACTGAACAGCGTTTCCCTAATCCAGGAGAACCTGTTTGTGTCATGTGTGGTAAATACGGAGAATATATTTGCAATGAG ACTGATGATGATATCTGCAGCATGGAGTGCAAAGCTGATCTGTTGCAAGCTCTTAAAGTTGTGAAG GACCCCTTGAGCAATCAAAGACCAGATGTCTCATCTGGACCCAAATGTACCTTACCAATGCATGATTTTGGGGACACTTGGGATTATGAACGCCATTGCTGGTCCAAGAAGAGTTCCATTCTTTCTACTTATGATTG TTGGAAATGTAGAAGGCCTGGACACCTTGCTGAAGATTGTTTGGTGATGACAAGTAACGAG gtgaCTTTGGGCCACAGCAAAGCCAATTCAATACCCCCAGACCTTCTTGCATTATACAGAAG ATGCCACCAGATAGGCAAAAACATATCGGCTTCAAAGTGCAATGAATGCTACAACTCAATAAATTTGGCCACTTGCCTTCATTGTAGCATTGCCCTCTGTGACAA TGCAGGTCATTTGATTGAGCATATACAAACACATCCATCCCATCGACAATATTATTCTCATAAACTCTCTCGTCTG GTGAAATGCTGTAAATCAACATGCCAGGTGACTGATATCAGGGATCTTTTGACATGCCAGTACTGTTTCGATAAAGCTTTTGATAAGTTCTATGACATGTATACTGCAACTTG GAAAGGCACTGGGCTTTCAATCATATCAGGATCTATTTGCTGCGAAGATCACTTTGATTG GCATAGTATGAACTGTATGAATGCTAATGTGGAAGAGAGTGGATATATTATCAGTAGGAATTCCCAGAAAGGCAAACGTATTCAGCTTAGCGACTTCATTTTCTGA